One window of the Bacteroidota bacterium genome contains the following:
- a CDS encoding DsrE family protein, with translation MASCISYEAEEIQTTAPVKDGVFVHITSGPDDPHRVLMGLMMANKMSESQDVIVYFDIKGIEVVLKDAPDITYAHFPSSFEQLKQLSEKGIIVMACPGCLKAAGKTPEDIMDGVTVADKENFFNFTKGRILTLDY, from the coding sequence ATGGCTTCCTGCATCAGTTACGAAGCTGAAGAAATACAAACCACTGCTCCGGTTAAAGACGGTGTTTTCGTCCATATCACCAGCGGCCCCGATGATCCTCACCGCGTACTCATGGGGCTGATGATGGCCAATAAAATGTCTGAATCACAGGATGTCATCGTTTACTTCGATATCAAAGGGATAGAAGTTGTTCTCAAAGATGCTCCCGATATCACTTATGCCCATTTTCCTTCCAGCTTTGAACAGTTAAAACAGCTTTCAGAAAAAGGTATTATCGTAATGGCCTGCCCCGGATGCCTGAAAGCCGCAGGTAAAACACCTGAAGATATTATGGATGGGGTGACCGTAGCTGATAAGGAAAATTTCTTTAACTTCACAAAGGGAAGGATTCTTACTTTAGACTACTAG
- a CDS encoding cation transporter: MKRISFFLLPLLILFSCNTVQKPEPQQEETATVEFIRTVTLNVEGMHCTGCENTITKSVGELPGVKDVTASHTDGLTTVVFDTVQSDLPAIKAAIESKGYTVTGLMEMATDTLSNP, translated from the coding sequence ATGAAACGAATCTCCTTTTTCCTGCTTCCCTTATTGATCCTGTTTTCCTGTAATACTGTGCAAAAGCCTGAACCTCAACAGGAAGAAACTGCAACAGTGGAATTTATTCGCACGGTTACGCTAAATGTGGAAGGTATGCACTGCACTGGCTGCGAGAATACTATCACAAAATCGGTAGGTGAACTGCCTGGTGTTAAAGATGTTACTGCCTCTCATACGGATGGCTTAACTACCGTGGTTTTTGATACCGTGCAGTCGGACCTGCCCGCAATCAAAGCCGCAATCGAAAGTAAAGGCTATACAGTCACCGGACTCATGGAAATGGCCACTGATACACTTTCTAATCCCTAA
- a CDS encoding DUF4492 domain-containing protein, protein MAMKRNIFKRVFYFYYDGFRNMTVGKSLWLIILIKLFIMFAVLRIFFFPNFLKSNFDTDKERSDHVIEQLTNTK, encoded by the coding sequence ATGGCTATGAAGCGGAACATCTTCAAGCGGGTATTTTACTTCTATTACGACGGCTTCAGGAACATGACCGTTGGCAAAAGCCTCTGGCTGATCATCCTGATCAAGCTTTTCATCATGTTTGCCGTTCTGAGAATCTTCTTTTTCCCAAATTTCCTGAAATCCAATTTCGACACTGATAAAGAACGCAGCGATCATGTGATCGAACAATTAACCAATACCAAATAA